In one Syntrophales bacterium genomic region, the following are encoded:
- a CDS encoding M23 family metallopeptidase: MRNRNDIKWLIVILLVAAVAGIACTPAIEASDRNGRPGEGKPHSIIAPFDGAPKYPFTKDEAIQCGHWRAGSQDYPYFGAPRNGNSRRHAGVDLYPVNGAGTPVRAVRYGKVIRTAPFYTRRNGEITYAVLVDHVEFVLNYAELRAPALRAGHIVKQGQAIGLVSGTKQLHLELYLPGTDNWASWYDSKPPNLLDPTDMMTGVFGRESAAE; this comes from the coding sequence ATGCGAAACCGTAATGATATAAAATGGTTGATTGTGATTCTCCTCGTGGCGGCCGTTGCGGGTATTGCCTGCACCCCGGCCATTGAAGCCTCCGACAGGAACGGGCGGCCGGGGGAAGGAAAGCCGCATTCCATCATTGCTCCCTTTGACGGGGCTCCGAAATATCCGTTCACAAAAGACGAAGCCATCCAGTGCGGTCACTGGAGAGCCGGATCCCAGGACTATCCCTATTTTGGCGCTCCGAGAAACGGGAACAGCAGAAGGCATGCGGGAGTTGATCTGTATCCCGTCAACGGAGCCGGCACGCCGGTCCGGGCGGTCCGGTACGGAAAGGTGATCAGGACGGCCCCCTTTTACACGCGACGAAACGGGGAGATAACGTACGCGGTGCTGGTCGATCATGTCGAGTTTGTCTTGAATTACGCCGAATTGAGAGCGCCGGCCCTCAGGGCTGGCCATATCGTGAAGCAGGGTCAGGCGATCGGCCTAGTGAGCGGCACGAAGCAGCTTCATTTGGAGCTTTATCTGCCGGGTACCGACAACTGGGCGTCCTGGTACGACAGCAAACCACCAAACCTGTTGGATCCGACAGACATGATGACCGGAGTTTTCGGGCGAGAATCTGCAGCCGAATGA
- a CDS encoding Zn-ribbon domain-containing OB-fold protein, which yields MADVFKGVEPIVYNSKINVPYSWWAGDTASRFFISLRDDRKIIAPRCGTCKKVFMPPRKTCPECFTENTEWVGVSDEGTVVSYSVARRPLEAIPADKKIPVIWGLIKLDGADTALLHYLGDVKPEEVRIGMRVKAIFADSRTGTIRDISHFKPVK from the coding sequence ATGGCCGACGTGTTCAAGGGTGTTGAACCGATCGTTTACAACAGCAAGATCAACGTTCCCTACAGCTGGTGGGCAGGCGATACCGCAAGCAGGTTTTTCATCAGCCTGAGGGACGACCGGAAGATCATCGCCCCGCGCTGCGGGACGTGCAAGAAGGTATTTATGCCGCCCCGCAAGACCTGTCCGGAATGCTTCACGGAAAACACGGAGTGGGTTGGCGTGTCCGATGAGGGGACCGTGGTTTCCTACAGTGTCGCACGGCGCCCGTTGGAGGCGATCCCGGCGGATAAGAAGATTCCCGTTATCTGGGGGCTCATCAAGCTGGATGGGGCCGACACCGCCCTGCTCCATTACCTGGGCGACGTGAAACCCGAAGAAGTCCGTATCGGCATGCGCGTGAAAGCGATTTTTGCCGACTCCCGGACGGGAACCATCCGTGACATCTCACATTTCAAGCCGGTCAAGTAG
- a CDS encoding thiolase family protein, with translation MDKAAIIGVGMTKIEANKKRDTFADMAWEAVNKALADAGMTIDDIDNVITTSSDFWDGRTISCMAVADASGAADKNTSCVEGDGTFGAFYGYARALSGSYKTTLVTGHSKGSQCVSSLITNSAFDPIYERGLGMDMITACAMQANAYLDRTGLKPEDMAPVSVKNHGNALKNPLAQLPMKLTLDDVMKSEMIADPLRKLDCSPVSDGCCAVIIAHESVAAKFKQQPVWIKGLSFCTDHFFFGDRDLARSNSLVEAAKKAYAMAGIKDPKKEIDVVELYDAFTYQELLWLEEMGLAEYGKAAGLLKAGHFNMDGPLPVNPSGGLLAGHPVIAAGLYRIAEVVLQLRGDAGAHQVKKAKTGLAHGVNGLCGQSHCVWILDKER, from the coding sequence ATGGACAAGGCAGCAATTATCGGCGTCGGAATGACGAAAATCGAGGCGAACAAGAAACGGGATACCTTTGCCGACATGGCCTGGGAAGCAGTGAACAAGGCCCTGGCGGATGCAGGCATGACCATCGATGACATCGACAATGTCATCACGACCTCCAGCGACTTCTGGGACGGCCGCACCATCTCCTGCATGGCCGTGGCCGATGCCAGCGGTGCGGCGGACAAGAACACTTCCTGCGTGGAGGGCGACGGGACCTTTGGCGCGTTTTACGGTTACGCCCGCGCCCTGTCGGGCTCCTACAAAACGACGCTGGTCACGGGCCACTCGAAGGGTTCCCAGTGCGTCTCCAGCCTGATCACCAATTCGGCCTTCGATCCGATCTATGAGCGGGGGCTGGGCATGGACATGATCACGGCGTGCGCGATGCAGGCCAATGCATACCTGGACCGGACCGGGCTGAAGCCGGAAGACATGGCCCCGGTTTCGGTAAAGAACCATGGAAATGCGCTCAAGAATCCCCTGGCGCAGCTTCCCATGAAACTGACCCTTGACGATGTTATGAAGTCCGAGATGATCGCGGACCCCCTCCGCAAGCTCGACTGCTCGCCCGTGTCGGACGGGTGCTGTGCCGTGATCATCGCCCACGAGTCGGTGGCCGCGAAGTTCAAACAGCAGCCGGTCTGGATCAAGGGGCTGTCCTTCTGTACGGATCATTTCTTCTTCGGAGACCGCGACCTGGCCCGTAGCAATTCCCTTGTCGAGGCCGCCAAAAAGGCCTACGCCATGGCCGGGATCAAGGACCCGAAGAAAGAGATCGACGTGGTGGAGCTCTACGACGCCTTCACCTACCAGGAACTGCTCTGGCTCGAAGAGATGGGGCTGGCGGAATACGGAAAGGCGGCGGGTCTTCTCAAGGCGGGACACTTCAACATGGACGGTCCCCTGCCCGTGAATCCCTCGGGCGGCCTGCTGGCGGGACACCCTGTGATCGCCGCCGGGTTGTATCGAATTGCCGAGGTCGTCCTGCAGCTGCGAGGCGACGCCGGGGCGCATCAGGTGAAGAAAGCGAAAACCGGCCTTGCCCATGGCGTGAACGGTCTCTGCGGTCAGTCACACTGCGTCTGGATTCTGGACAAGGAAAGGTAG
- a CDS encoding Zn-ribbon domain-containing OB-fold protein, whose protein sequence is MAEKEQLIIESGDASQPFKYAVGMHGSKFFKETRDNQRFMALKCPKCGKVYVPPRGVCGSCFVEMNDWVEVGPKGRIGTFTILRFAFIDPETGQQKPVPYGYGFIKLDGADTLLQHYIDLEDESKVKIGARVEPVFAKDRKGNIRDVEYFKVID, encoded by the coding sequence ATGGCTGAAAAAGAACAGTTGATCATTGAATCCGGCGATGCGTCACAGCCCTTTAAATATGCAGTAGGGATGCACGGCAGCAAGTTTTTCAAGGAAACCCGTGACAACCAGCGCTTCATGGCACTCAAGTGTCCCAAGTGCGGCAAGGTCTACGTTCCGCCGCGGGGCGTCTGCGGCTCCTGCTTCGTTGAGATGAATGACTGGGTCGAGGTGGGGCCGAAAGGCAGAATCGGCACGTTCACCATTCTGCGCTTTGCCTTCATCGACCCGGAAACGGGGCAGCAAAAACCGGTTCCTTACGGGTACGGCTTCATCAAGCTCGACGGGGCCGACACGCTGCTGCAGCATTATATTGATCTGGAGGACGAAAGTAAGGTAAAGATCGGTGCCCGTGTGGAACCCGTGTTTGCAAAAGACCGTAAGGGAAACATCCGGGATGTCGAATATTTTAAGGTCATAGACTGA
- a CDS encoding SpoIIE family protein phosphatase has translation MEESPVIEINAAKRILRQKGALSGGIFTGTDKVRSGYGNGDCLYFDFRHRVFAVADGTERFPWASRDILCRLSDALTQHGVPGTAGDWKLLINRSVYAGQKYQHKTTFSCVAVRDDGDGIALTVAHGGDSAVMALDATSGAVLFQTDRNMVFAGRSREIVDVTEHRLTERNVRLVLFSDGFDDLFRFCMRQSVFCRISDAFITLPADHVGEQLHRTVEKNCGEFEHDDISCIVMDPFRLADAGGRCILIGGTQPHEEKRFRAGNGNGGMNRWVPEKTWASAEEAFLQSGITIQ, from the coding sequence ATGGAAGAGTCTCCGGTTATCGAGATCAATGCCGCGAAGCGCATCCTGAGGCAGAAGGGTGCGCTGAGCGGCGGAATCTTCACCGGAACGGACAAGGTTCGCAGCGGTTACGGAAACGGGGACTGCCTTTATTTTGATTTCCGGCACCGGGTCTTTGCCGTGGCGGACGGTACGGAACGATTTCCCTGGGCATCCCGGGACATTCTCTGCCGGCTCTCCGATGCGTTGACGCAGCATGGTGTTCCGGGTACGGCCGGGGACTGGAAGTTGCTGATCAACCGCAGCGTCTACGCGGGACAGAAATACCAGCACAAGACGACATTCAGCTGTGTGGCCGTCAGGGATGATGGCGATGGAATCGCCCTGACGGTTGCTCACGGCGGTGACAGCGCCGTGATGGCCCTGGATGCCACGAGCGGTGCCGTTCTTTTCCAGACGGATCGAAACATGGTGTTTGCGGGCCGGAGTCGTGAAATCGTCGACGTGACCGAGCACCGCCTGACGGAACGGAACGTCAGGCTGGTTCTCTTCAGCGACGGCTTCGACGATCTATTTCGCTTCTGCATGCGGCAGTCCGTATTCTGCAGGATCTCGGACGCCTTCATCACGCTCCCCGCGGATCACGTCGGTGAACAACTGCACCGGACGGTCGAGAAAAACTGCGGCGAGTTCGAGCATGACGACATCTCCTGCATCGTCATGGACCCATTCCGCCTGGCCGATGCCGGGGGACGGTGTATTCTCATCGGTGGAACGCAACCCCATGAGGAGAAGCGTTTCCGGGCAGGGAACGGCAATGGCGGCATGAATCGCTGGGTTCCCGAGAAAACGTGGGCGTCAGCCGAGGAAGCATTTTTACAATCGGGCATTACAATCCAGTAA
- a CDS encoding TetR/AcrR family transcriptional regulator, producing MVGKDTKQNILQTAKGIILAKGYAAVGLSEILSAAGVPKGSFYHYFKSKEDFGVALLESYLEEHREFLQTVLLDDRKEPFERIMSLFELYRAGHEEHQCQQLCLVAKLGSEVSDLSENMRAVQSRGIKGWLDVYERCIREGQEKGSINRNIDAGAAAALIYDLWQGASVRKQIDHNTEPLENAISMIRRLLSPVW from the coding sequence ATGGTCGGAAAGGATACAAAGCAAAACATCCTGCAGACGGCGAAGGGGATCATCCTCGCAAAGGGATATGCCGCCGTCGGTCTGAGCGAGATCCTGTCCGCCGCCGGCGTTCCGAAAGGATCTTTTTATCACTACTTCAAATCCAAGGAAGATTTCGGCGTTGCGCTGCTCGAGAGCTATCTGGAAGAGCACAGGGAGTTTCTGCAGACGGTTCTTCTGGATGACAGGAAGGAGCCGTTCGAGAGGATCATGTCCCTGTTCGAACTGTACCGGGCCGGCCATGAAGAGCATCAATGCCAGCAGTTGTGCCTGGTTGCGAAACTCGGATCGGAGGTTTCCGACCTGAGCGAGAACATGCGGGCGGTACAGAGCAGAGGGATCAAGGGATGGCTCGATGTCTACGAGCGTTGCATCCGCGAGGGGCAGGAAAAAGGCTCCATCAACCGCAATATCGATGCCGGAGCCGCCGCCGCGCTCATTTATGACCTCTGGCAGGGCGCTTCGGTGCGGAAGCAGATCGACCATAATACGGAACCCCTGGAAAACGCCATTTCGATGATCCGAAGGCTGCTCAGCCCGGTCTGGTAA
- a CDS encoding flavodoxin family protein has protein sequence MKAIGVVGSPRKKGNTSLLVNEALRGLQESGSETKVFYLNEMQIRGCQGCRACKKPEAKCALKDDMAVLYEEIERADAVVIGSPVYMLQMTGQTKLFVDRLYAFMNPDFSHRLGNGKKTLMIYAQGQPAPELFQSSFDTNKAILSMLGFNIQDTIVAAGTADPGDVLKKEGAMEKAFAAGKALAAI, from the coding sequence ATGAAGGCCATTGGTGTTGTCGGAAGTCCGAGAAAGAAGGGGAACACGTCGCTGCTCGTGAACGAGGCGCTTCGCGGGCTGCAGGAAAGCGGTTCGGAGACGAAGGTTTTCTACCTGAACGAGATGCAGATCCGCGGCTGCCAGGGATGCAGGGCCTGCAAGAAGCCCGAGGCGAAATGTGCCCTGAAGGATGACATGGCTGTGCTGTACGAGGAGATCGAGAGGGCCGATGCCGTCGTGATCGGCTCTCCCGTTTACATGCTCCAGATGACCGGGCAGACAAAGCTTTTTGTGGACCGGCTGTATGCCTTCATGAATCCGGATTTCTCGCACCGGCTCGGGAACGGAAAGAAAACCCTGATGATTTATGCCCAGGGGCAGCCGGCACCGGAGCTATTCCAGAGCTCCTTTGACACGAACAAGGCCATTCTTTCGATGCTGGGCTTCAACATTCAGGATACCATTGTTGCGGCCGGCACGGCGGATCCCGGGGATGTCCTGAAGAAGGAGGGGGCCATGGAAAAGGCATTCGCGGCGGGAAAGGCCCTGGCGGCAATCTGA
- a CDS encoding class I SAM-dependent methyltransferase, producing MTEPIEVPQGNPSVEMEEDGEYRRQLALFVRSCTEKGIELVRIGELIAGLGGRRSFLDIGAGGGDLTIPVSSSFETTTVVEPNEQQARRLRRRCPSFRVVNECWDRVDLGPGRFDFVLCSHVLYYIPEGAWLSTIEKMHDHLAPGGCVAIVIQSPMGEVAEFFGRFTRYDVNILGLWGELIRRYGDEAVGVRYFINEIYTESLEDMVSIGLFLLIDRNFRRHVDEIRNYFESRHRTPGGYRIRQDEILLVIRK from the coding sequence ATGACGGAGCCGATCGAAGTTCCCCAGGGCAATCCGTCCGTTGAGATGGAAGAGGACGGAGAGTACCGGCGTCAGCTGGCCCTTTTTGTCCGGTCCTGCACGGAGAAAGGGATTGAGCTGGTCCGGATCGGCGAGCTGATCGCCGGCCTTGGTGGGCGCCGGTCGTTCCTGGATATCGGTGCCGGCGGCGGGGATCTCACCATCCCGGTTTCGTCATCCTTCGAGACGACCACCGTCGTGGAGCCGAACGAACAGCAGGCCCGCCGCCTCCGGCGAAGATGTCCCTCCTTCCGGGTCGTCAACGAATGCTGGGACCGGGTGGACCTCGGCCCCGGGCGGTTCGATTTCGTTCTCTGTTCCCATGTTCTGTACTACATTCCCGAAGGAGCCTGGCTGTCGACGATCGAAAAAATGCACGATCACCTGGCACCCGGCGGCTGCGTTGCCATCGTTATTCAGTCGCCCATGGGTGAAGTCGCCGAATTCTTCGGCCGCTTCACCCGTTACGACGTCAACATCCTCGGTTTGTGGGGTGAACTGATCCGGAGATACGGCGACGAGGCCGTCGGGGTACGGTACTTCATCAATGAAATCTATACGGAAAGCCTTGAGGACATGGTCTCCATCGGCCTGTTTCTCCTGATCGACCGGAACTTCCGGCGTCATGTGGACGAGATCCGGAACTATTTCGAGAGCCGCCACAGGACACCCGGTGGATACCGCATCAGGCAGGACGAGATCCTGCTCGTGATCCGGAAATAG
- a CDS encoding PAS domain S-box protein — protein sequence MDVKKMTKEQLMEENRQLRRQIEALKESGSPEGRKLEEILRESEDKYLALVEKVNEGIIIVQDERFVFVNRKMSDLLGVPAEDLIGKRVFDYIWPDDRERIIANYTKRLGGEEVDPSYELRIKHAGGSLRWVTLSVSLVKWNGRPATLNLITDITERKEAEEKLRENQSFLASLIENSGALVYVKNMDGRYLLVNRKWELVTGLMRREVLGKTDEELFPGAVGRQFRANDLAVMQSGTTMELEEVLENEGNKRIFHSIKFPMRDKNGSLSGLCGMTTEITERKAAEQALQESEFRWKFALEGAGDGIWDWDLRTNRVFYSPRWKTILGYGEAEIGDGPDEWEKRVHPDDLQGCRENLERHFTGETAVYQIEHRLRCKNGDYKWILSRGKVLQRVDDGRPLRIIGTHTDIDERKRMEERLRETEERFRLITENVHDTVWLMDAGLQTTWISSSVEKTRGFTLEELKAIPLEQHLAPHSLRIALDLIEKNLTPGKLADPREEITISAELEFYRKDGSSFWADTVLTLLRDGKGNPAGFVGLSRDTTERRRMEEELRKSGENYRRLFESAGEGIMIVQGETIRLANPAFLKTLGYTEDTITERPFTSFIHPDDRAMVLDRHMRRMRGETVETGYSFRIVTADGKEKWMEIHSQVIAWEGAPASLSFVMDITARKKMEEELLESQRRLGDIIDFLPDATLVIDREGRVIAWNRAMEAMTGIRQEQMLGKGDRAYSIPFYGDRRPILIDLALSPDPEREKQYTSFRRQGDTIFGEAYTANLPPGNIHLSATASVLRDSRGDIIAAIECVRDNTERKRMEERLGRAEKMEALGTLAGGVAHDLNNVLGVLVGYSELLAEKLPLGSQMRRYADNILQSGVKGAAIIQDLLTLARRGVAVSEVVDLNRIVRDYLQTPEFEKLMSDHGQVACRQELAGDLLYIKGSPVHLAKTVMNLVSNAMEAIPGRGMMAIRTENRYLDQPISGYDDVKEGDYVVLTVSDTGKGIAARDIDKIFEPFYSKKVMGRSGTGLGLAVVWGTVKDHNGYIDVKSDEGLGTTFTLYFPVTREEPAEPETAVAVSTYAGRGESILVVDDVREQRELAASMLGRLGYRVETVSGGEEAVSYLRDKTADLIILDMIMEPGIDGLETYRRIRDFNPRQKAIIVSGFSETDRVREAQELGAGTFVRKPYIMGKIGMAVRQELDRE from the coding sequence ATGGATGTCAAGAAGATGACAAAAGAGCAGCTGATGGAAGAAAACAGGCAGCTCCGCCGTCAGATCGAAGCGTTGAAGGAAAGCGGGAGTCCCGAAGGCAGGAAATTGGAAGAGATCCTGAGGGAAAGCGAAGACAAGTATCTTGCCCTGGTTGAAAAGGTGAACGAGGGAATCATCATCGTCCAGGACGAACGTTTTGTCTTCGTCAACCGGAAAATGTCCGATCTGCTGGGAGTACCGGCTGAAGACCTGATCGGCAAACGGGTCTTCGATTACATCTGGCCAGACGACCGGGAGCGGATCATTGCGAACTACACAAAGCGCCTTGGGGGAGAGGAAGTCGATCCCTCGTATGAACTCCGGATCAAACATGCGGGAGGCTCCCTGAGATGGGTGACATTATCGGTCTCCCTGGTCAAATGGAACGGCAGGCCCGCAACGCTGAACCTGATCACCGACATCACCGAGCGCAAGGAAGCCGAGGAAAAATTGCGGGAAAACCAGAGTTTTCTTGCCAGCCTCATCGAAAACAGCGGTGCTCTCGTCTATGTAAAGAACATGGATGGCCGATATCTTCTCGTGAACCGGAAATGGGAGCTGGTGACCGGATTGATGCGCAGGGAAGTACTGGGCAAGACGGATGAAGAATTATTTCCCGGCGCCGTCGGCCGGCAGTTTCGCGCGAATGACCTGGCGGTCATGCAATCCGGAACCACCATGGAACTGGAAGAGGTTCTTGAAAACGAGGGAAACAAACGCATTTTTCATTCCATCAAGTTCCCCATGCGGGACAAGAACGGCTCCCTATCGGGCCTGTGCGGAATGACCACGGAAATCACGGAGCGCAAGGCGGCCGAGCAGGCCCTGCAGGAAAGCGAGTTTCGCTGGAAGTTTGCCCTCGAAGGGGCCGGAGACGGCATCTGGGATTGGGATCTCCGGACAAACAGGGTCTTTTATTCACCACGGTGGAAGACGATTCTCGGCTACGGGGAAGCGGAAATCGGCGATGGCCCCGATGAATGGGAAAAACGCGTCCATCCGGACGACCTTCAGGGCTGCCGGGAAAACCTGGAGAGGCACTTCACGGGAGAAACCGCCGTCTATCAGATCGAACACCGGCTCCGCTGCAAGAATGGAGATTACAAGTGGATCCTTTCTCGAGGGAAAGTCCTCCAGCGGGTCGATGACGGAAGGCCTCTCCGCATCATCGGAACCCATACCGATATCGACGAGCGGAAGCGGATGGAGGAAAGGCTGCGGGAAACCGAAGAAAGATTCCGGCTGATTACGGAAAATGTTCACGACACCGTCTGGCTCATGGATGCGGGCCTCCAGACGACCTGGATCTCCTCGTCCGTTGAGAAGACGCGCGGCTTCACCCTGGAAGAACTGAAGGCCATCCCCCTGGAGCAACACCTGGCACCGCATTCCCTCCGGATTGCCCTCGATCTGATCGAGAAAAACCTCACACCGGGAAAACTGGCCGATCCGCGTGAAGAGATCACAATCTCGGCGGAACTGGAATTCTACCGCAAGGACGGCTCCTCCTTCTGGGCCGACACGGTCCTGACGCTGCTCAGGGACGGAAAGGGCAACCCGGCGGGATTTGTCGGGCTTTCCAGAGACACCACCGAGCGCCGGCGGATGGAAGAGGAGCTTCGGAAAAGCGGGGAGAATTACCGTCGCCTGTTCGAAAGTGCCGGGGAAGGGATCATGATCGTGCAGGGCGAGACGATCCGGCTGGCCAACCCCGCCTTTCTGAAAACGTTGGGATATACGGAAGATACGATCACGGAGCGCCCGTTCACATCCTTCATTCACCCGGACGATCGCGCCATGGTGCTTGATCGCCACATGAGGAGGATGAGAGGGGAAACCGTGGAAACGGGGTATTCTTTCCGGATCGTGACGGCGGACGGAAAGGAGAAGTGGATGGAGATCCATTCCCAGGTGATCGCCTGGGAAGGCGCTCCGGCCTCACTCAGTTTCGTCATGGACATCACCGCCCGGAAGAAAATGGAAGAGGAGCTTCTCGAATCCCAGAGGAGGCTGGGAGACATCATCGACTTTCTTCCCGACGCCACCCTGGTCATCGACAGGGAGGGCAGGGTCATCGCCTGGAACCGGGCCATGGAGGCCATGACGGGGATCCGGCAGGAGCAAATGCTCGGCAAGGGGGACCGAGCCTACTCGATCCCGTTCTACGGCGACAGGAGGCCGATCCTGATCGATCTGGCCCTGAGCCCGGACCCGGAGCGGGAAAAACAATACACCTCCTTCCGGCGGCAGGGAGATACGATTTTCGGCGAGGCCTACACCGCGAATCTGCCGCCCGGAAACATCCATCTCTCCGCAACGGCGTCCGTCCTGCGCGATTCGAGGGGCGACATCATCGCCGCCATCGAGTGCGTCCGTGACAACACGGAGCGCAAACGCATGGAGGAGCGCCTGGGCCGGGCCGAAAAGATGGAGGCCCTGGGCACGCTGGCAGGCGGTGTCGCCCACGATCTGAACAATGTTCTGGGCGTCCTGGTCGGATATTCGGAACTGCTCGCGGAGAAGCTCCCCCTTGGCAGCCAGATGAGGAGATATGCCGACAACATTCTCCAGTCCGGCGTCAAAGGGGCGGCCATCATCCAGGATCTTCTGACGTTGGCCCGCCGCGGCGTGGCCGTCTCGGAAGTGGTCGACCTGAACCGGATCGTCCGGGATTATCTCCAGACACCCGAGTTCGAGAAGCTGATGTCCGATCACGGGCAGGTGGCATGCAGGCAGGAGCTGGCAGGGGACCTGCTCTACATCAAGGGATCGCCGGTGCACCTGGCCAAGACGGTCATGAATCTCGTTTCGAACGCCATGGAGGCCATCCCCGGCAGGGGGATGATGGCGATTCGAACGGAAAACCGTTACCTGGATCAGCCCATCAGCGGTTACGACGACGTCAAGGAAGGGGATTACGTCGTCCTGACCGTCTCCGACACCGGGAAGGGCATCGCCGCCCGGGACATCGACAAGATCTTCGAACCTTTCTACTCAAAAAAGGTCATGGGGAGGAGCGGGACCGGGCTGGGACTGGCGGTTGTGTGGGGAACCGTAAAGGACCACAACGGATACATCGACGTGAAGAGCGACGAAGGGCTGGGAACGACCTTCACCCTTTATTTCCCGGTGACCCGCGAGGAGCCCGCAGAACCCGAAACAGCGGTGGCCGTATCCACCTATGCAGGCCGGGGCGAATCCATCCTGGTGGTGGACGACGTACGGGAGCAGCGGGAACTGGCCGCCAGCATGCTGGGAAGGCTCGGCTATCGGGTCGAAACGGTGTCCGGCGGGGAAGAAGCCGTTTCCTATCTCCGGGACAAAACGGCGGACCTGATCATACTGGATATGATCATGGAGCCGGGGATCGACGGCCTCGAGACGTACAGGCGGATACGGGATTTCAATCCCCGACAGAAGGCGATCATCGTCAGCGGCTTCTCGGAGACCGATCGGGTCCGGGAGGCTCAGGAACTCGGGGCCGGCACGTTTGTGCGGAAACCCTACATCATGGGAAAAATCGGGATGGCCGTCCGGCAGGAATTGGACCGGGAATAA
- a CDS encoding AMP-binding protein, with amino-acid sequence MNIGNIPRRNAIQYADKTALIFEGERWTWRQINSRINRLAQALMALGLRKGDKVAVLTENVPAIVEANYACAKAGLVFFPVMSRLFPNDIKHLLGLSDARALIFHPDFQAAVEPMRPDLPNVETYIQIGGDVPSWATAYEPFLQSGKDAEPDVEVLPDDVYCFICTGGTTGVSKLAMLSHLNALVAIHTSIGAMNITPDDVGLQVLPLFHVIQNNCLHPLLAAGATVVLQHRFDAVQFMKAIHEEKVSIVIVVPPFLWSWIMAVPEAIAYDVSHVRIFATAAATFPDELKRDVLKSMPRAKILYVYGLTESSGGNAVLLNHENTFRKSGAIGVPNPLLGYRIVNDRSEAVAPGEAGELLLKGPAVIRGYYKREEETAATFVDGWLHTGDIVREDGEGFLYFVDRLKDMIKTGGENVFAKEVEDALLNHPKVSEVAVFGLPDAQWGEKIHAAVVLKPGMEATEEELLSFGKDQLAGFKRPRAIHFIPLLPRNPSGKVLKHVLKRDFTDRK; translated from the coding sequence ATGAACATCGGCAATATCCCTCGCAGAAACGCCATTCAGTATGCGGACAAGACGGCCCTCATCTTCGAGGGCGAGCGCTGGACCTGGCGGCAGATCAACAGCCGGATCAACCGGCTTGCCCAGGCCCTCATGGCTCTGGGCCTCCGGAAGGGCGACAAGGTGGCCGTCCTGACGGAGAACGTTCCGGCCATCGTCGAGGCCAATTATGCCTGCGCCAAGGCGGGACTCGTTTTCTTCCCCGTCATGTCAAGACTATTCCCCAATGATATCAAACACCTTCTCGGCCTTTCGGATGCCCGGGCGCTGATCTTTCACCCCGACTTCCAGGCCGCCGTGGAGCCCATGCGGCCGGACCTCCCGAACGTGGAAACGTACATTCAGATCGGCGGCGATGTCCCGTCCTGGGCAACCGCCTACGAGCCGTTCCTTCAATCGGGCAAAGACGCGGAACCGGACGTGGAGGTCCTGCCCGATGACGTTTATTGCTTCATCTGCACCGGCGGCACGACCGGCGTCTCCAAGCTGGCCATGCTCAGCCACCTCAATGCCTTGGTCGCCATCCACACCTCCATCGGGGCCATGAACATCACCCCCGACGACGTGGGACTCCAGGTCCTGCCCCTCTTTCACGTCATCCAGAACAACTGCCTCCACCCCCTGCTCGCCGCGGGGGCTACCGTCGTGCTCCAGCACCGGTTCGACGCGGTCCAGTTCATGAAGGCGATCCACGAGGAGAAGGTCTCCATCGTCATCGTCGTGCCTCCCTTCCTGTGGAGCTGGATCATGGCCGTACCGGAGGCCATCGCCTACGATGTCTCCCATGTCCGCATCTTCGCAACGGCCGCCGCCACCTTCCCCGATGAGCTGAAGCGGGACGTCCTGAAATCAATGCCCCGAGCGAAAATCCTCTATGTCTACGGCCTGACGGAATCCAGCGGCGGCAACGCCGTCCTGCTCAACCACGAGAACACCTTCCGGAAATCCGGGGCCATCGGGGTCCCTAATCCGCTCCTGGGGTATCGGATCGTCAACGACCGGAGCGAAGCCGTAGCCCCCGGCGAGGCCGGGGAGCTTCTCCTCAAGGGGCCAGCGGTCATCCGGGGATACTACAAGCGGGAAGAAGAAACGGCGGCCACCTTTGTCGACGGATGGCTGCACACGGGCGACATCGTCCGGGAGGACGGGGAGGGATTCCTGTATTTCGTAGACCGCCTCAAGGACATGATCAAAACAGGCGGCGAAAACGTCTTCGCCAAGGAAGTAGAGGATGCCCTGCTCAATCACCCCAAGGTTTCCGAGGTCGCCGTGTTCGGACTGCCCGACGCCCAGTGGGGTGAAAAGATCCACGCCGCCGTCGTCCTCAAGCCCGGCATGGAGGCGACGGAGGAGGAGCTTCTGTCATTCGGGAAGGACCAACTGGCCGGATTCAAGCGGCCCAGGGCAATCCACTTCATCCCGCTCTTGCCGCGGAACCCCAGCGGAAAGGTCCTGAAACACGTCCTGAAAAGAGATTTCACCGACAGGAAATGA